Sequence from the Patescibacteria group bacterium genome:
AAAAATAAAAAAACAGTTTGGCTCTCCCGTGTTCGCATTTTAAATACATTTCAAAATCACCCGGGGGTTCGGGGGTTGGAGTTGGCGCCAAGGCTTACAGCAGGAAGATTAATTAATAAGATAGCCAATCGGAAACCCCCGAGACTTTTTGCTTACTTTTTAGTCATAAAAAGTAAGTCCTAGCGAAGCGCCACGAATGCCAAAATTTTCAAAAAAGTATACAAAATTATTTAAATAAATATTTAATAAACAATTAAAAAAGAGCTATTTAGCTCTCTTTTTTTATTTTACAAATTTATTTTTTTATCCGGCCGCGGTTAATAAGGCGTCAAAAATAAAGCGGGTCAGGCTATAAGCCGCGAGAATTATAATCAAACCGATGACCGATTCGGTTAAAACTTTTTTCGCCGATAAAACTTTCGCCTCATTCCCGGCCGAAGTCATCCATAAAAATCCGCCGTAAATAATCAGGCCTAAAAATATTATCCCGATCAGCGATAAAAAAGTGCCGATTAAGGCGCCGATAATCTCCGGGATGGATCGGGGGTTACTAAAACCGGCCGCTTCCGCGGTTGTTTTTAAATACTCCATCATTTTTTGATATGCCGAATCGTTCATAATATCTAACTCATTAATTAATTTTTACGCGCTTGCTTCTTTTTTTCCGCCCGATTTTTCATAAGTTCCACTAATTTTTTTACGCCTTCCATGATTAAGGGCAGATAAGAAGCGCTATGCTCAATTTTTTCTTTTACCATTTTTACGAGTTCATCAAACTTATTAAGCCGCTCGCGAGTTTCTTTCAGCACTTTAAAAAACTGCTGTAAAATTCTGGCTAAATAATAAATCGCCCAGCAAGAAAATATGGTAAATAATAAAACCGATAAGGCAATAATTATATTTAATAAATCGCGGCTATCGTTGATTAACGGCATAATATTATAAATTAAAATTTAAAAATCAAAATGTAAAATAATAGCTTAAAACCTAACCACCCGCCTGATTATAATTTAAGTTTACTGCAAATCCAATCGTTTTTTAATTTTTCCGACGATCTCTTCGGTCGTGAAATGCGCTTTGACCAAATAGTCATTCGCTCCTAAATCCAAAGCTTTTTTATTATCTTCTTCCTGGCCTAAATTAGTAAGCATAATAACCGGCACATTCTTAACCACTTTATTGCTATGCGAACGGATTTCTTTTAAGACCTCAAAACCGTCCATAGCCGGTAAAATAATATCCAAGAGAACAACCGCCGGCATAAATTCGCCGACTTTTTTTACGGCGTCTTCCCCGTTGGCCGCCACGGCGACATTAAAACCTTCTTTCTTTAATTTTTTATAACAAATATCGCGCAGAAACGAATCGTCTTCAACCAATAATACTTTAACGCCGTCGCTGGTGTCTTCTTCTTTTTCTTTATCAGTTTTCTCTTCTTTTCCATTATTAGCCCCGGCCGGATTGTCCAATATTTTTTTTACTTTTTCCACGACCTCGGCCGGATTAATCTGGGTTTTAACTATATAATCAGCCGCGCCCAATTTTTTTATTTTTTCTATTTCAACGTCCTGGCCGGAATTGGAAATTACGATTATCGGAATTTTATTATCTTTTTTTTGCAAATTTTCCAAAACTTCATAACCGTTCATTATCGGCATAATTATATCAAGTAAAATCATATCCGGCCGCCATTCTTCAATTTTATTCAAGCCGTCTTCTCCGTTAACTTCCGCCGCCACTTCAAAGCCTTCAAGCTTAAATTTTGACGATAAAACGCTGGCCAAAGCATCCTCGTCTTCAATTATTAAAACTTTTTTATTTCCCTCGTTGGAAATTTTATTTTTTTTAGTTGGCATATAAATTTTATATAATAAACTATAAATTAGCTGTCTTATTGATTGGGATAAAAAAGCTTACTTCCGTGCCCTTGCCTTCTTCGCTTTTTAAGCTAACCTGGCCGTCATGCTTTTCAATAATATTCTTGACGAGAAATAAGCCCAAACCGGTCCCTTCGGTTTCTAACTTAACCACATTAGCCGCCCGGAAAAACTTAGAAAACAGTTTCGGCTGATCCTCGGCCGGGATGCCGACTCCTTGGTCTTTAATTTTAACATGAAAATACTGTTTGTCAACTTCAATAATCACTTTAATTTTACCGTATTCGGGAGTATATTTTATGGCGTTAGAGAGTAAATTCTGTAAAACCATAATCATTCTTTCTTTGTCTAAAAATACTTTTGGCAATTTAGGCGGTTTTTCAACCGTTAACTCTTGATGGCTTTTAACCGCCAGACTCTCAACATTGCTGATGGCCGTATCTAGGACTTCTTGAAAATTAACTCTTTCAAAGTTAAAGCCAAATCGGCCTTCTTCAATGCGGGAAACATTTAATAAATCATTAACCAGCCTGATAATTCTTTCGTTGCTTAAATAGCCTTTATTTAATAATTCTTGCTGTTCTATGCTTAACTTCCCGGCATCACCGTCCAAAATCATCTTAATTACCCATTTAATAGCCGACAAAGGGGTTCTTAATTGATGGGCGGCGATGGAAATAAATTCTGATTTCATTTTATCAATGGCCTTCTCGCGCGTAGTGTCATAAAATATTTTCATAACGCCAAGCGGTTCATTGTTAAGGCTTAAGACTTTGGCCGTAATAACTTTAAAAGTTGTTCCTTGGGCATCTTCTTTTAAGCTGGCGTCTTTCAAGGTAATTTCTTCGGATATAAAATTATGGTCTTTACCACCTTCGCTGATTGGCTTGATTTCATAATCGGTTTTAATAATTGGCTTGAAATTAGACATGCTGAATTTATTATCCGTAGCTACCTGCCGGCCCAAATCGGCGCTATTTAAACCGAAAACTCTGGAAGCGGCCGGATTGATCATGCCGATTTTATAATCCTTATCTAAAACAATAATTGGATCGGTAAAATTGGCGATAATAGCTAAAGTTTTATTTTCTTCTTCCTCCATTTCCCGCCTGGCCTCGGTATTATCTTCCAA
This genomic interval carries:
- a CDS encoding ATP-binding protein, whose translation is MDLAQLRPIALFLAAFLQCIFAFLIWSKGKSKEAFYLGWVAFFSAISAFAWAGVFFFDNKLFWTKATWLTALAASSYVIFIYYFTGKTKFFKLKFIFWYGLSAAISIISLATPYIIYEVSNQYPFIGLATAGPLNQLARVLILPMLIIPFYYLISFYRKSIGAKRLQMKYFITGISVYFFGAFLFYGILPLFFPEKFFSYLDAPVYFSIVWLGLATYAIIKRKLFEIKVILTELLVALIGLILLAQIFLTQDMRARLVNITVFLLYIMIGYLLIRSTNKEVEKEERAEELADKLEELNLSLEKIVNKKTNELQIKVKELDQSKKALINILEDNTEARREMEEEENKTLAIIANFTDPIIVLDKDYKIGMINPAASRVFGLNSADLGRQVATDNKFSMSNFKPIIKTDYEIKPISEGGKDHNFISEEITLKDASLKEDAQGTTFKVITAKVLSLNNEPLGVMKIFYDTTREKAIDKMKSEFISIAAHQLRTPLSAIKWVIKMILDGDAGKLSIEQQELLNKGYLSNERIIRLVNDLLNVSRIEEGRFGFNFERVNFQEVLDTAISNVESLAVKSHQELTVEKPPKLPKVFLDKERMIMVLQNLLSNAIKYTPEYGKIKVIIEVDKQYFHVKIKDQGVGIPAEDQPKLFSKFFRAANVVKLETEGTGLGLFLVKNIIEKHDGQVSLKSEEGKGTEVSFFIPINKTANL
- a CDS encoding response regulator yields the protein MPTKKNKISNEGNKKVLIIEDEDALASVLSSKFKLEGFEVAAEVNGEDGLNKIEEWRPDMILLDIIMPIMNGYEVLENLQKKDNKIPIIVISNSGQDVEIEKIKKLGAADYIVKTQINPAEVVEKVKKILDNPAGANNGKEEKTDKEKEEDTSDGVKVLLVEDDSFLRDICYKKLKKEGFNVAVAANGEDAVKKVGEFMPAVVLLDIILPAMDGFEVLKEIRSHSNKVVKNVPVIMLTNLGQEEDNKKALDLGANDYLVKAHFTTEEIVGKIKKRLDLQ